A region of the Gammaproteobacteria bacterium genome:
TCCCACGACCTTAGCAATCCGGCTCGCGATCCGGTTGGCGGCGGACTTCAGCGGATCGTTGGCCAGATGCGCGTACCGCGCCGTGGTGTGCACGTGGTTGTGGCCGAGCAGTTTCCCGATCATCGGCAGCCCTTCGCCGACCAGCAGCCCGCCGCTGGCGTACGAATGCCTGAGATCGTGAATCCGCACCCCATCGAGCCTCGCCCGCTCCCGGATGCGCTTCCACCAGTAGTGCAGATCGTGCAGCGGCCTGTCCCGCTTGCCTCCGGTGATGACCCAGGGGCAGTCGTCGGGCCGCGGAATGCCCCGCAGCACCGCGATGGCCGGGTCGCCCAGGTGCACGATCTTCGCGCCCGTCTTCGAGTCCGGCAACCGCAGCTCGCCAGCCTCCAGATCGACATGCTCCCATCGCAGCGTCAGTATCTCCGCCTTGCGGCAGCCGGTCAGCATCAGCAACCGGATCGCGGCCACCACCAGCGGCGGCTCCAGACCCTTGGCCTCGCTCTCGGCGAGCGCCTCGCCCAGGCGCCGGTATTCCTCGTCGGAAAGAAACCGCTCGCGCTTGTCCTCGCGGAAGCGCTTCACGTGCCGGCACGGGTTGGAGCCGTCCGGGCGCAGGCCCCACACCTCGGCCAGCGTGAAGATGCGCGACAGCACCTGCACGGTGCGGTTGGCCTGATAGGGCGTGGCCCGCAGTTCATGATGCACCGACGCGATGTCGGTGCGCTCGATGTCGGCGATGCGGCGGTTGCCGAGTCTCGGCACGACGTGGATCTCCAGCGCGCTGCGGTACACCTCCTGCGTGCCGAGCTTGCAGTGGCTGGGCACGTACTCCTTGAGAAAGCGCTCGACGACTTCCCGCATCGTCGGCGCCTTCGCCCCGTAGCGCCCGCCCACAGCCGGGTCCCTGCCGGTGCGCGCGGCAGTGATGATCTCGGCCGCGCGTGCCCGGGCATCCGCCGGCGCAATGGGGCCGTGCGGCCCGATGGTGGTCTTCACCGCCTTGCCCTTGTGGCGGTACTTGACGATGTAGACCTTCCGGCCCGTGGGATGCACGCGGACTCCGAAGCCCTTGATCTCATCGTCCCACACGACGCGCTCGCGTTCTTCGGGCACAATGGCGTCGACGGCTCGCTTGGTGATTTTCGGCATGGCGCAGGTTCTCCCGGATAGCAGTATTCAGGTACCGGATAGGTACCCAGAGAGCGACAATGGAGGCGTATTGTAACGCAGGCGGTGCGCATGGAGAACCTATAATAATATGTTTTATATAAGTTTATCGTAGTCCAGCGCATCCATGACGCCATACTCTATTAGATGTTCAACCTCGCGGAGCTATGGGAGATGCGGCCTCCGGGCCGCAATCCCTGCAAGTCGGTGCGGCGCTACAAGGTCGTGGGGCGCAAGGAGCGCTTCCTGACACCGAAGGAGCTGGCTCGGCTCGGGCGCGTCCTTGAGATCGCCCCCGCCGAGCGCCTGGCTTCCCGGCACGCGGCGGCGGCGATCCGCCTGCTGGTGCTGACCGGGTGCCGCAGGAACGAGATCATGGGCCTGGCCTGGGACGACCTCGATTTCGAAGCGGGCGAGATGCGGTTGAGGGACAGCAAGACCGGTGGGCGGATCGTTCCTATGCCGCCCGCCGCTGCCGAGGTGCTGGCCGACCTGCCGAAGCTCGACGGCAATCCGTGGGTGTTTCCCGGCAAGAGGAAGGGCACGCACCAGGTCAACATCAACGATTCCTGGGACCGCGTGCGCCGCCGCGCCGGCCTCGACGATGTGCGCCTCCATGACCTGCGCCACACCTTCGCCTCCCGCGCGCTCGCGATCGGCGAGGGTCTGCCGATGATCGGGGAGCTGCTCGGTCATCGGCAGGTGAACACCACGGCGCGCTACGCGCATCTGGCGAGGGAGTCCATTCAGGCGTCCACCGCGAAGGTCGCCGACAGCATCGGCGCGGACATCCTGGAATAGCGATGGCGAAGCTCCGACGAAGGTCGATTTCCAAGCGCACGGTCGAGGCGTTGCCGGCGGGCGACCGCGAGGCGGTCTACTGGGACTCGTCCCTGTCGGGATTCGGGGTGAGGGTCTATCCCTCGGGTTCGAAGGTCTACCTGGTTCAGACCCGCGCGGGCGGCCAGTCCCGGCGGCTCACCGTCGGTCGCCACGGCCTGATCACGGCTGAGCAGGCGCGGCGCAAGGCGGCACAGATCATCGCCGACATCAAGGCCGGCAACGAACCTGTCCTGCACAACGGCGCATCCACGGCGGATGCCGGCCCCACCGTGGCCGAAGTGGCCGAGCGGTTCATGACCGAGCATGTCGCGGTGCGCTGCAAGCCGGCGACGCAACGGCAATGCCGCGACATCCTCGACCGCCACCTGCTGCCCGCGCTGGGCAACGTCCGGCTCGGACGGATCGGTCGCGAGCGCGTCGCGGCCCTGCACTACAGCCTGCACGAAACGCCCACCATGGCGAACAAGGTGGTGGATATGCTGTCGCGCCTGTTCAACATGGCGGCGTTGTGGGGGATTGCGCCGGATGGCGGCAATCCCTGCCGGTTCGTGCGCAAGTACGCCGAGCCGCCCCGCGAGCGTTTCCTCTCGGACGAGGAGTTTCGCCGTCTCGGGCAGGTGCTCGGCGAGGTCGAGGCCGAGGGCAAGGTGCATCCGAGCGCGGTGGCGGCGTTCCGTCTGCTGATGCTGACCGGGTGCCGCAAGAGCGAGATCCTGACGCTGCGTTGGGAGGACGTCGACCTTGAGGCTGGCGAGCTTCGGCTGCGCGACGCGAAGACGGGCGCGCGGGCCGTGGCGATTTCGCCGTCCGCCCGGCGGGTGCTGAAAGGCCTGCCGCGGGTACCCGGCAATCCCTGGGTGATCGCCGGCACCAAGCCCGGCCGGCACTTCCGCAATCTCAACAGCGCCTGGCTCGTCATCCGGAGCCGTGCGGAACTGAAGGACGTGCGCATTCACGATCTGAGGCACAGCTTCGCCTCCCGGGCGCTGGCGCTGGGCGAGAGCCTGCCGATGATCGGCAAGCTCCTCGGTCACCGCAAGGTGCAGACCACGGCGCGCTACGCGCACCTGGCGCGGGATTCGGTGAAGGCATCCGCCGCGAGGGTCGCCGAGAGCCTGCGGGCGGATCTGGCGGGCGGGACCGAGGCCGGAAACTCCTCGATCTGACCGCCTCCGCGCCATCCGTTGGAGCCGGTCGGCCGGCGCCGGCCTTCAGAACGAATAGAAACCACCAAGGTGCAACACCACAATGTCCTCGCCCCCGCTCACCACGCCGCGATCGACGAAGAAACGTGCGCCGTAGCGCCGGCCCACCGTGAGGCTGGCGCCGAACGTGCGCGACCGCTCACCGCCGTCGTACTCCACCGCCGCGCGGATCGCCGGACGCACCGGCCAGTCGAATCGTCCGACACGCACCGAGACACCGATTCGATGGGCGGTGCCCGCCAGATCCACGCAGCGGTAGTTCTCCAGCATGTAGTACAGGGACACCGGCCCCGCCCCGCCCCGTTGGACGCCGGCGTATTGTCCGGGACACGCGGGGCTTTTCCCGCCGGAAAGGCCGGCTTCGAGCATTGGCGATCCCGGCGCGGGTTGTGTCTGCGCCCACACCGATTGCGCCAACAGAATGCCCAAAAGCAGATGTCTCAACCCGATACTCCGCACCGTCGACCGATTGTATCCGCTCCACTCCGCCAGCCGGTGTTCCGCCCGGCATTCGGCGTGGCCCGCCGCGTGCTCCTTCATCGGCCATTCCGAACGACACTCGACGGTATTGCGTTCCGACGCGACTCCGCTCCGGGTTCGGGGCGGCGATACCGCCTCCCCATCCGCCCCTGCTACGGCAAGGCGAAACGCATCGTCAGCACGATGGAGTACCGGTCCGTGTCGTCGGTCCTCGTCCAGGTGGACACGGGCTCGCTGCCGTCCAGACGCAGGTTCGGCGGGTGGCTGCGCAGCACGCCGCCTCCATAGGCTCCGGACTCGAACGCGGCGAAACGGGTCCACTGGACCTTGATCGCCACCGAAACCGTATCCGTAAGCGGCCGCGATGCGCCCGCGAGCACGGTGAACCCGGCCATCGTGTCCTTGAGCGCCGAGCGGCCCGTGCTGACCGTTCCCGCGAGATTGCCGAGAATCTCCTCCGCGTTGGGCTGGTCGCGCCCGGTCAGGATGTCTTCCGGGTCGGCGCTCCGGGCCCAGAGCCAGGAGAAGTCCTTGCGCGCCTTCGCAACGCCGACGCCCACGCCCGCGAAAGGCGTCCACAGGCTGCGGTTGGGCCAGTCGCGATAAGCGACGGCGAACAGTTCGTGGGAACTCGCCGTACCCAGCGACTCCTCGCCCGTGGACAGTTCGTTGCCGATCTTGTCGAAGTCGATGCCCGAGGCGTCGGTCGAGGACACGGTCTGATCGAAATGCGTCGTGTGGTAACCGTAGACGACGGCCGCCCTGAATCGCGGCGAAAAGCGATACCCCAGTGCCGCTTCGGCGGAGAAGCCCCGGCCGCCGTCGAACGGCGCGGCCCATCCGTCCCCCGTACCGCGGCCCGGCGCGGTGCAGCCGGGCACCGACAACGCCCGCGGGTTGATGTATTCGTCGCAGATGCTGGCGCGATCGTTGCTGCGGCTGCGCAGCGTGACGTCGCCGGTGACGTTGCCGCCCAGCGAAACGCTCGCATAAAGCGGCTCGGCCTGCGCTTGCGCGGGCAGAAGCGTTGCGCCCAGGAACGCGAGCAGCACGGCGAAGTGCCTGCGCGGGGACCGCCGATTGCCCATGGCATGCCTCTCGGGGGGGGAACAGGGAGTCGTTCATGACGCGGCGGTGGGCGCCACGGGAGTCACGCCGTTGGGCGCCGCCGCGTTCATTCGCCGATCCCGCGCCTGAATGCGAGCATCAGGGTCCAGCTTCGCCCGCCGCCGAACGCATTGGTGTTCGTGAAAGTGGGGTCCACCACATGCATCGGATGGGTCTGGTAGGTACCCGTGTCCTCGAACTCTCCGGTCGCCGACCAGCTCAGCCGCAACCCCAACGAGGTCCTGCGGCCCAGCGCGTAGTCCGCCCCGGCGTGCACCCGCCAGACGAACGCGGTGTCGTTCAGGTCCTCGTCCTGCACGCTGTTGTAGAACGAGAGCGGCGGGTCGTGGACCTCGGCCGCGGCGGACACGTTGCGGTAGTCGGTGGAGAACCGCACGCCGGCCATTTCCACGGACGACTGCCCGAGCCCGGCGCCGACAAACGGCGTGAGCGCACCCCAGGCGTTCGGGAAATCGTAATAGGCGTCCAGGGTAACGGAACGCACGCGCCGGCGGTCGATCGCGCCGCGTCCATTGGAGGCGACGGTGCCGCCGGCCCGAGGCCGGATGGCCGAGCCGTCGAGGTAGGCGATGCCCGCGAACGTCTGGCGGGTGTCGTTCGTGCGCTGCGCGACCGCCAGCTCCAGCCGGGTTCGTCCGAAGAACCGGCCGAGGGACAGTTCGAACGCCGCGCCGCTGTCCAGTGCGATGTCGTAGCGCCAGCGGTAGCCCGACACGGTGGGGATCGGCACTTCGTCGAAACACGCCGCGTCCGGGGTGCAGAAGCGGTCCCGGTTCCAGCCTTCCTGCGTCAGGTCGGAGGTCCATCCCGCGCCAAGGCCAGCGCCCAGATACCACCCTGACCGCGCTGACCCGTCGTCCGCTGCCCTGGCCACCGAGCCCGCCGCGAGCAGAACGGCAATGACCGAAATCGCCGGCGTCACGCGCATCGGACCCTCTTTCCGCCGTCCACTGTCCTCTCCTGAAAAAACCCCGGCATCCTACCATCGCCCTGCCACGCGAGGCGCTCGCAACTCGGCGGGAGCCTGCCCACGATCGGGAGGCTCCTCGGTCGCCCCATGGCACTGTCCGGCCCGGCGCGCCGCCAACCCACAGTCCCGCCGCGCCCTCTCCTGGAGGACAGTGGATTCCCGCGTGTCGCCCGTCCCGGACGAAGCGGCCGGCCTGGTGCGCCATGAGGAGTCGGAGGCCGGCCCGGACGGGGCGAGCCCCGGGGGGCTGGCGCGTGTGCGCGCGCCGTCCAAGCCCGGGACGGACCCCGATGTTCCTTCCTCCCGCCCGTCCAGGAGCCTTTACGCCATGACCGCATCCACAACCGCCGCCGACAACCGCTTCCAAGCCCTCACGCCCGCCTCGCTCTCGAAGTGCGAGAAGTCCTCCGTCGTCTCCCTCGCGCTGGCCGTGCTCAAGCAGCGCCAGCGGCCCGGCCGCCTCCTGAAGTCTCCGCGGGACATCGCGGATTTCCTGCGCCTGAAGCTCGCCGGCCGGCGCAACGAGGTCTTCGGCGTCATTTTTCTCGACTAATGTGTAGCACTCAGTAATGTGAAGTTGGGTCGTCAATCCCTTGCAACTGCTGGAAGTCGACAACGTCAACTCCACATAAGCGCGGTCACAGCCGTCGCATCCATTTGACCATGTCGAGCTGCGGCGGCGACATGTGACCGGCCACGGGTTCGGGCATCACGTCCGGAAAGACCTGCGAGAGCGCCTGGCACTTGGTGTCGATATCGGCACGGGCGTACTGCATCGTTGGGATCAGCGTTGCGTGACCCAACCACTGGCTGATGGTGGCGAAGTCAACACCGGCCTTCAGCAGGTGGATCGCGGTGGTATGCCGCAACGAGTGCGGGTGAATCCGTTTGCCGCGCAACGTTGGCACGCTGTCCGCGCAAGCTTCGACACGCTTGTTCAACAGGTAGCGCACGCCGAAGCGTGTGAGCTTGCGACCCCGTCGGTTGGTGAAGAGCGGGCTGTCCGCATCGACCGACGACGACTGTTCGATGAGCGTACGCAACCGCACGGCGGTGCGGGCCCAGATCGGACAGCTGCGTGTCTTGCCGCCCTTGCCGCGCAGGCGAACTTGATACGGCGGCTCGAGTCGAATGTCACCGACCGTGATGTCGAGCACTTCCTGTACCCGCGCGCCGGTGTTGAACATGAGCGCGAACAACGCCTGATCGCGGCGATCGCTGACCGATGCCTCGCGAGGTAGCTTCAGCAGCGCCTCGACTTCTGCCTCGTCGAGATACTCGACCGGACCGCGACCGGCGGTGCGCTTGAACGGGATACCCAGGATGCGTTGCAGTTCGGTCATCCGCTCGGGGTACTCGCCGACGGCAAAGCGTGCAAAGGTATGCAGTGCTGCCAGACGCGCGTTGCGCGTGGCGATGCTGTTGCCACGCTCGCTTTCCAAGTAAGCCAGGAAACGACCGACGCAGGCTGCAGTGAGATGGTCAAAATCGAGATCTTCAACGCGTCGCTCACGCTGCTCGGCTGCGAAACGCAGGTACAGCACCAGTGCGTCGCGGTAACTGTGGATGGTGTGTGCACTCATGCCGCGAAGCGTCGGTAGATACTCCTGGAAGAACCGCACGATGCAGCGGCTCAGTGCGTTGGGACCTGGATGCTTCATGCCGGTTCTCCTTCGATGAGGTGACCGAACCGACGCTCGAACTGGCTGCTTGCCGTGCGTGCAATCTCCGGGATCCAGTGCAGGTAATACGCTGTGGAAGCGATCGACTGATGACCCATGTACATCGCGAGCTTCGGCAAACAGGACTGCACGTCGGCACCGTCGCGATACCACCGCAGCAAGGCTTGCACGGCGAAGCTGTGGCGGAAGTCGTGGACCCGTGG
Encoded here:
- a CDS encoding outer membrane beta-barrel protein, with product MRVTPAISVIAVLLAAGSVARAADDGSARSGWYLGAGLGAGWTSDLTQEGWNRDRFCTPDAACFDEVPIPTVSGYRWRYDIALDSGAAFELSLGRFFGRTRLELAVAQRTNDTRQTFAGIAYLDGSAIRPRAGGTVASNGRGAIDRRRVRSVTLDAYYDFPNAWGALTPFVGAGLGQSSVEMAGVRFSTDYRNVSAAAEVHDPPLSFYNSVQDEDLNDTAFVWRVHAGADYALGRRTSLGLRLSWSATGEFEDTGTYQTHPMHVVDPTFTNTNAFGGGRSWTLMLAFRRGIGE
- a CDS encoding tyrosine-type recombinase/integrase; amino-acid sequence: MKHPGPNALSRCIVRFFQEYLPTLRGMSAHTIHSYRDALVLYLRFAAEQRERRVEDLDFDHLTAACVGRFLAYLESERGNSIATRNARLAALHTFARFAVGEYPERMTELQRILGIPFKRTAGRGPVEYLDEAEVEALLKLPREASVSDRRDQALFALMFNTGARVQEVLDITVGDIRLEPPYQVRLRGKGGKTRSCPIWARTAVRLRTLIEQSSSVDADSPLFTNRRGRKLTRFGVRYLLNKRVEACADSVPTLRGKRIHPHSLRHTTAIHLLKAGVDFATISQWLGHATLIPTMQYARADIDTKCQALSQVFPDVMPEPVAGHMSPPQLDMVKWMRRL
- a CDS encoding tyrosine-type recombinase/integrase, which gives rise to MAKLRRRSISKRTVEALPAGDREAVYWDSSLSGFGVRVYPSGSKVYLVQTRAGGQSRRLTVGRHGLITAEQARRKAAQIIADIKAGNEPVLHNGASTADAGPTVAEVAERFMTEHVAVRCKPATQRQCRDILDRHLLPALGNVRLGRIGRERVAALHYSLHETPTMANKVVDMLSRLFNMAALWGIAPDGGNPCRFVRKYAEPPRERFLSDEEFRRLGQVLGEVEAEGKVHPSAVAAFRLLMLTGCRKSEILTLRWEDVDLEAGELRLRDAKTGARAVAISPSARRVLKGLPRVPGNPWVIAGTKPGRHFRNLNSAWLVIRSRAELKDVRIHDLRHSFASRALALGESLPMIGKLLGHRKVQTTARYAHLARDSVKASAARVAESLRADLAGGTEAGNSSI
- a CDS encoding tyrosine-type recombinase/integrase yields the protein MPKITKRAVDAIVPEERERVVWDDEIKGFGVRVHPTGRKVYIVKYRHKGKAVKTTIGPHGPIAPADARARAAEIITAARTGRDPAVGGRYGAKAPTMREVVERFLKEYVPSHCKLGTQEVYRSALEIHVVPRLGNRRIADIERTDIASVHHELRATPYQANRTVQVLSRIFTLAEVWGLRPDGSNPCRHVKRFREDKRERFLSDEEYRRLGEALAESEAKGLEPPLVVAAIRLLMLTGCRKAEILTLRWEHVDLEAGELRLPDSKTGAKIVHLGDPAIAVLRGIPRPDDCPWVITGGKRDRPLHDLHYWWKRIRERARLDGVRIHDLRHSYASGGLLVGEGLPMIGKLLGHNHVHTTARYAHLANDPLKSAANRIASRIAKVVG
- a CDS encoding site-specific integrase — its product is MFNLAELWEMRPPGRNPCKSVRRYKVVGRKERFLTPKELARLGRVLEIAPAERLASRHAAAAIRLLVLTGCRRNEIMGLAWDDLDFEAGEMRLRDSKTGGRIVPMPPAAAEVLADLPKLDGNPWVFPGKRKGTHQVNINDSWDRVRRRAGLDDVRLHDLRHTFASRALAIGEGLPMIGELLGHRQVNTTARYAHLARESIQASTAKVADSIGADILE